In the Bordetella genomosp. 10 genome, one interval contains:
- the radC gene encoding RadC family protein, translated as MSQLSLSLDTPLMVRDGRGRYRPADADQILEAARQVIEQKMQRGEAFTSPAAVKNYLRAKLAGFEHEVFAVLFMDTRHRLIDYVEMFHGTIDSAEVHPREVVKQALRLNAAAVIVSHNHPSGNPEPSGADRVLTQQLKQALALMDVRMLDHVIVAGADATSFAERGLL; from the coding sequence ATATCGCAACTGTCCCTCTCTCTCGATACGCCGCTGATGGTGCGCGATGGCCGCGGGCGCTATCGGCCGGCGGACGCCGACCAGATTCTGGAAGCCGCGCGCCAGGTCATCGAACAGAAGATGCAGCGCGGCGAGGCTTTCACTTCGCCGGCGGCGGTCAAGAACTACCTGCGCGCCAAGCTGGCCGGCTTCGAGCACGAAGTCTTCGCGGTGCTGTTCATGGACACGCGCCATCGGTTGATCGACTACGTGGAGATGTTCCACGGCACGATCGATTCGGCCGAGGTGCATCCGCGCGAGGTGGTCAAGCAGGCGCTGCGGCTCAACGCGGCGGCGGTCATCGTCAGCCACAACCATCCGAGCGGGAACCCGGAGCCGAGCGGCGCCGACCGGGTACTGACCCAGCAGCTCAAGCAGGCGTTGGCGCTGATGGACGTTCGCATGCTGGATCACGTCATCGTCGCAGGTGCCGATGCTACGTCGTTTGCAGAGCGTGGTCTGCTCTGA
- a CDS encoding S8 family peptidase encodes MKQKDIPVQPRQQHAASLQGQIEDLKPAAAEAVRVQQELQLESGLGLQIQFISQPDVVLAFESLANATKKIELLSVREEGNRTLANIFVPDGGLAHFEQYVADYLAEKKGNKNQALDHRKLLDAIESIRAAEIRALWTDAPELLPADPVTAFWWEVWLPVRGAGQRQAVVEDFKKLARLADCVVSDEQANFPERTVLLMYGSQQQLSRSVMTLNCVAELRYAKETAEFFDGMEVEEQRQWADDLLRRALLQPADDAPRVCLLDSGVTRAHPLLEPLMDATDLHTVEPAWGVDDQADHGTGLAGLAAYGDLTDALSSADSISVPHRLESVKLLPAEGANEGDARHHAYLFAEGVARPEISAPARTRVFTSAVTASDYRDRGRPSSWSAAVDGLAADADGAGENSRLFVLSAGNNRDANAWTTYPDCLATNLVHDPGQAWNAITVGACTDKIDTQGHPSLNPIAGVGGLSPFTTTTQTWDRAWPLKPDVVLEGGNAAKDDLGASWMTSLSLLTAHNQPQARLFTTSNATSAASALCAGMAARIMAAYPHLRAETVRALLVHSAQWSDAMRAMFLPTAPNKDHFVNLVRHCGWGTPDLDRALWSASDSLTLVVEDLVHPYAKIQGKGVVTRDMNLHSLPWPKDELEALQDTPVEMRVTLSYFVEPNPSARGVASKYHYPSHRLRFDVQRALDASTDHFIARLNAAAQREDESDGDPVNPSDPNWLLGGQRRHRGSLHQDVWKGTAAELASRGFIAVYPSAGWWRTRPALERYALPARYSLVVSIRTPQTDVDLYTAVAQKLPVANVVAVET; translated from the coding sequence GTGAAGCAGAAGGACATTCCAGTTCAGCCCAGACAGCAGCATGCAGCTTCCCTTCAAGGGCAGATCGAGGACTTGAAGCCTGCAGCAGCCGAGGCCGTGCGCGTCCAACAGGAACTGCAACTGGAAAGCGGGCTTGGCCTGCAAATTCAGTTCATCAGCCAGCCAGATGTGGTGCTGGCGTTTGAGAGTCTGGCCAATGCGACCAAGAAGATCGAGCTCCTGAGCGTCCGCGAAGAGGGCAACCGCACGCTCGCCAACATCTTCGTCCCGGATGGAGGGCTCGCACACTTCGAACAATATGTCGCGGACTACCTGGCGGAGAAGAAGGGCAACAAGAATCAGGCGCTTGATCATCGAAAGCTGCTCGACGCTATCGAATCCATCCGGGCAGCAGAGATAAGGGCGTTGTGGACCGATGCGCCCGAACTGCTGCCGGCTGATCCCGTCACGGCTTTTTGGTGGGAAGTGTGGCTACCGGTTCGAGGTGCAGGGCAGCGGCAAGCCGTGGTGGAAGATTTCAAGAAGCTCGCCCGCCTGGCAGATTGTGTGGTCAGTGACGAGCAGGCGAACTTCCCTGAACGCACGGTGCTGCTGATGTATGGCTCGCAACAGCAACTCTCGCGCTCGGTGATGACCTTGAACTGCGTGGCCGAGCTTCGCTATGCCAAAGAGACCGCCGAATTCTTCGACGGCATGGAGGTGGAAGAACAGCGCCAATGGGCGGACGATCTGCTGCGGCGTGCGCTGTTGCAACCCGCAGACGATGCCCCCCGGGTCTGCCTGCTGGATTCGGGCGTGACTCGCGCGCATCCACTGCTGGAGCCCTTGATGGACGCGACGGACTTGCACACCGTGGAGCCGGCATGGGGCGTGGATGACCAAGCGGATCACGGCACAGGACTGGCCGGTCTGGCAGCTTATGGTGACCTCACCGATGCCCTGTCTTCTGCGGACTCGATCAGCGTCCCGCATCGGCTGGAGTCGGTCAAGCTGTTGCCTGCGGAAGGTGCCAACGAAGGCGATGCGCGGCACCACGCCTACCTATTCGCGGAAGGCGTCGCCCGCCCCGAGATCTCTGCGCCAGCTCGCACCCGCGTGTTCACTTCTGCCGTGACGGCTTCGGACTATCGGGACAGGGGCCGGCCTTCTTCATGGTCGGCTGCTGTTGATGGCCTTGCGGCGGATGCGGATGGTGCCGGCGAGAACTCGCGTCTGTTCGTGCTCTCCGCCGGCAACAATCGTGATGCCAATGCGTGGACAACATATCCCGACTGCCTGGCCACCAACCTTGTGCATGATCCAGGGCAGGCATGGAATGCCATCACCGTGGGCGCTTGCACCGATAAGATCGACACACAGGGGCATCCGTCATTGAATCCGATTGCCGGAGTGGGTGGGCTAAGCCCGTTTACCACCACGACACAAACCTGGGATCGCGCTTGGCCGCTCAAGCCTGATGTTGTGCTGGAAGGCGGCAACGCGGCTAAGGATGATCTTGGTGCATCTTGGATGACCAGTTTGAGCCTGCTGACCGCCCACAATCAGCCGCAGGCACGCTTGTTCACCACCAGCAATGCTACCAGCGCTGCCTCCGCACTGTGTGCCGGCATGGCGGCCCGGATCATGGCTGCCTATCCACATCTTCGGGCGGAGACGGTGCGCGCATTGCTCGTTCATTCGGCGCAATGGAGCGATGCCATGCGTGCGATGTTTTTGCCGACTGCTCCAAACAAAGATCACTTCGTCAATTTGGTCCGTCACTGCGGTTGGGGTACGCCGGACCTGGACCGCGCACTGTGGAGCGCGAGCGATTCCTTGACGCTGGTGGTTGAAGATTTGGTGCATCCATATGCAAAGATTCAGGGCAAAGGGGTCGTCACCCGCGATATGAACCTGCATTCCTTGCCATGGCCGAAGGACGAGTTGGAGGCATTGCAAGACACGCCCGTGGAGATGCGTGTCACGCTGTCGTACTTCGTCGAGCCCAATCCTTCGGCACGGGGCGTCGCGTCGAAGTATCACTACCCTTCGCATCGTTTGCGTTTCGATGTGCAGCGCGCGCTGGATGCTTCTACCGATCACTTCATTGCACGGCTGAATGCCGCCGCTCAACGTGAAGACGAGAGTGATGGCGATCCGGTCAATCCTTCCGATCCGAACTGGCTACTGGGCGGCCAGAGGCGGCATCGTGGCTCGTTGCATCAGGATGTGTGGAAAGGCACCGCCGCTGAACTGGCCAGCCGTGGCTTTATCGCGGTCTACCCGTCTGCTGGCTGGTGGCGGACACGGCCTGCGCTGGAACGCTATGCGTTGCCAGCGCGATACAGCCTCGTGGTCTCGATCCGGACGCCACAGACGGACGTGGACCTCTATACCGCCGTCGCCCAGAAACTCCCCGTGGCCAACGTCGTTGCCGTGGAAACATAA
- a CDS encoding AAA family ATPase encodes MANAEQLKALVKSHIERDDQHFYSVAMQVAAREAKVGHGKLAQELRDMIDAAKARVSPASASANLVPLARPRGELANLLTVAYPKNRLVDMVLDNDVAEQLGRILKEQKHHLRIREYGLTPRRKLLLVGPPGTGKTMTASVLAGELGIPLFSVRLDALITKFMGETAAKLRQIFDAISEVRGVYFFDEFDAIGSQRGLANDVGEIRRVLNSFLQMIESDQSHSLILAATNHVEILDYALFRRFDNVIEYRLPSGPQAAKLLQARLGKFAPKPFPLKALTAKAEGLSYAEIRRAVDESIKEAVMHDEDRVVSEALARAFEERRKFSIRMNDKKAVQNHAGSTAS; translated from the coding sequence ATGGCTAATGCCGAACAACTCAAGGCGTTGGTTAAATCCCATATCGAGCGGGACGATCAGCACTTTTATTCTGTTGCCATGCAGGTCGCCGCCCGTGAAGCTAAGGTGGGCCACGGCAAGCTGGCTCAGGAACTGCGGGACATGATTGATGCGGCCAAGGCTCGCGTGTCGCCTGCTAGTGCGTCGGCTAATCTAGTGCCTCTGGCGCGCCCCCGCGGCGAGTTGGCGAACCTGCTAACGGTGGCCTATCCGAAGAATCGGCTTGTAGACATGGTGCTCGATAACGATGTGGCCGAGCAGCTTGGCCGCATCCTGAAAGAGCAGAAGCATCATTTGCGCATCCGCGAATATGGCCTGACGCCACGACGCAAACTACTGCTGGTGGGGCCGCCCGGCACTGGCAAGACAATGACGGCCTCCGTGCTGGCGGGTGAGCTTGGAATCCCCTTGTTCTCCGTGAGGCTCGATGCCCTCATCACCAAGTTCATGGGAGAAACGGCCGCCAAGCTGCGTCAGATATTCGACGCCATCAGTGAGGTTCGCGGCGTTTACTTCTTTGACGAGTTCGATGCTATTGGCTCGCAGCGAGGACTCGCAAACGACGTAGGTGAGATTAGGCGGGTGCTCAACAGCTTTCTACAAATGATCGAGAGCGATCAGTCTCACAGCCTGATCCTTGCTGCGACCAACCATGTGGAGATACTTGACTACGCGCTTTTCCGTCGATTCGATAACGTGATCGAGTACCGGCTACCGAGCGGGCCACAAGCCGCCAAGCTGCTGCAGGCGCGGCTAGGGAAGTTTGCACCCAAGCCCTTTCCTCTGAAAGCTCTCACCGCGAAGGCGGAGGGGTTGAGCTACGCGGAAATCAGGCGCGCCGTGGACGAGTCCATTAAGGAAGCTGTGATGCACGACGAGGACCGCGTGGTGTCTGAGGCGCTGGCGCGGGCCTTTGAGGAACGCCGGAAATTCAGCATCAGAATGAACGATAAGAAGGCTGTGCAGAACCATGCCGGATCAACCGCAAGCTAA
- a CDS encoding helix-turn-helix domain-containing protein, with product MNVGQAIRLCRTQRGVSQSAIATRASCSVSYLSMLENNKRDPTLSTVAKIAEALHVPVGLLFVLAADQDELGDIDEHLADQLMQSALASLETSANTTAQVGGRYG from the coding sequence ATGAATGTAGGCCAAGCCATTCGATTGTGCCGGACGCAGCGTGGCGTTTCGCAGAGTGCGATTGCGACCCGGGCAAGTTGCTCAGTGTCATATCTGTCGATGCTTGAGAACAACAAGCGCGATCCGACGCTTTCAACAGTTGCCAAGATCGCCGAGGCATTGCACGTACCTGTCGGTCTACTTTTTGTTTTGGCTGCCGATCAGGATGAACTGGGTGACATTGATGAGCATCTCGCCGATCAGTTGATGCAGTCTGCGCTGGCATCACTGGAGACGTCGGCCAATACGACAGCGCAAGTGGGAGGCCGTTATGGCTAA
- a CDS encoding tyrosine-type recombinase/integrase: MARIKLTKSAVDAAKPQALAIELRDTVVPGFLCKITPAGRKVFMLQYRTNAGERRKPALGQYGELTVDQARTMAQEWLAEVRKGGDPSAAKNAARKAPTMKEFCHTFMEDYSKQRNKPSTQRGYQGVIDRCIIPIMGRMKVQDVKRPDVAALMKKLAYKQAEANRTFGVLRKMFNLAEVWGLRPDGTNPCRHVPMYPPGKETRLIVDDELVRIFRHLEHLEAEGLENYVIPLAIRLQFEFAARRSEICPLEWAWVDLEKRRVVWPDSKTGGISKPMSEEAYRLLSTAPRREGCPYVLPSPNDPARHLTHGEHYGGWKRVLKAAGVPHVGTHGIRHRATTDIANSGVPTKVGMKLTGHKTVAMFMHYVHTEDKPVRDAAELVASRRQAITGAQRSESLAVPAI, translated from the coding sequence ATGGCAAGAATCAAGCTCACCAAGTCCGCCGTCGATGCGGCAAAGCCCCAGGCGCTGGCCATCGAACTGCGGGATACCGTAGTTCCCGGCTTCCTGTGCAAGATCACCCCGGCCGGCCGCAAGGTGTTCATGCTCCAGTACCGCACGAACGCCGGCGAGCGCCGCAAGCCTGCCCTGGGGCAGTACGGGGAACTGACCGTCGATCAGGCACGCACGATGGCGCAGGAGTGGCTGGCCGAGGTGCGCAAGGGCGGCGACCCCAGCGCGGCCAAGAATGCCGCCCGCAAGGCACCGACCATGAAGGAGTTTTGCCACACCTTCATGGAGGACTACTCCAAGCAGCGCAACAAGCCCAGTACGCAGCGCGGCTATCAGGGTGTCATCGACCGCTGCATCATCCCGATCATGGGCCGGATGAAGGTACAGGATGTGAAGCGCCCGGACGTGGCTGCGCTGATGAAGAAGCTGGCCTACAAGCAGGCCGAGGCCAACCGCACCTTTGGCGTGCTGCGCAAGATGTTCAACCTGGCCGAAGTGTGGGGGCTACGCCCGGACGGCACGAACCCTTGCCGCCACGTCCCGATGTACCCGCCCGGCAAGGAAACCCGGCTCATCGTGGACGATGAGTTGGTACGGATCTTCCGTCACCTGGAGCACTTGGAGGCGGAAGGACTGGAGAACTACGTCATCCCGCTGGCAATCCGCCTGCAATTCGAGTTCGCCGCCCGCCGTTCCGAAATCTGCCCGCTTGAATGGGCGTGGGTTGATCTGGAAAAGCGTCGTGTCGTCTGGCCGGACAGCAAGACCGGCGGGATTTCCAAGCCCATGAGCGAGGAAGCCTATCGCTTGCTGTCCACTGCGCCGCGCCGAGAAGGCTGCCCCTACGTCCTGCCATCGCCGAATGACCCGGCCCGGCATCTGACCCACGGCGAGCACTATGGCGGCTGGAAGCGCGTGCTCAAGGCCGCCGGCGTGCCGCACGTCGGCACGCACGGCATTCGCCACCGCGCCACGACCGACATTGCCAATTCGGGCGTGCCCACCAAGGTCGGCATGAAGCTGACGGGCCACAAGACCGTGGCGATGTTCATGCATTACGTCCACACCGAGGACAAGCCTGTGCGCGATGCGGCCGAGCTGGTAGCGAGCCGGCGGCAGGCAATCACAGGCGCACAGAGAAGTGAGTCCTTGGCGGTACCTGCAATATGA
- a CDS encoding glutaconyl-CoA decarboxylase subunit gamma, whose protein sequence is MNRLSGNTARKTAIAAALLLAATVLTACDKKDDKPAASAPATSTPSTTAPSTAAPATPAPSSTAPSSAAPAPASTASAGDVPAECDAYIRKVNACMDKLGANSPAVATFRQQLDAARTQWASVSDKTALAAQCKQSTDLFTQSAAQMGCE, encoded by the coding sequence ATGAATCGCCTATCTGGGAATACCGCTAGGAAGACCGCGATCGCGGCCGCGCTGTTGCTGGCCGCGACCGTCCTGACCGCTTGCGACAAGAAGGATGACAAGCCGGCGGCTTCGGCCCCTGCCACGTCCACGCCATCCACGACGGCGCCGTCGACCGCGGCGCCAGCCACGCCCGCGCCGTCCTCCACGGCGCCATCCAGCGCCGCGCCGGCGCCGGCTTCCACGGCAAGCGCCGGGGACGTGCCGGCCGAGTGCGACGCCTATATCCGCAAGGTGAATGCGTGCATGGACAAGCTGGGCGCCAACAGCCCGGCCGTGGCGACGTTCCGCCAGCAGCTCGACGCGGCCCGCACGCAATGGGCCAGCGTGTCGGACAAGACGGCGCTGGCGGCGCAGTGCAAGCAATCGACCGACCTGTTTACCCAGTCCGCCGCGCAGATGGGGTGCGAATAA